A genomic window from Sulfurimonas sp. includes:
- a CDS encoding LPD38 domain-containing protein has product MSLLQETIYDPRFEKLTPEKQDVALKRVWDSYTADQDFSDADLAKIEDKFNKKVTEYKTDMGFNKPIAEMDNPFNQLPQTKEEAISAGIEAKKQAEYRQDFNRFEAENQPLQDTTLDFAFAAGGLTKAGTGLFGKAIAKTDDARQAAEKSIAVGSAFAKGDIVGNVAATGAINATNDLMGKDFQQEYPLTAGIIQMGTGLLFGGYAGYKAEKAHLEKYAKLGEAVKSGKVSPQDAEEALQNEGFDVAEFLTKTKATKASDDLGLNNLEPTSQTIDPINVQANANFDTRIDNITKDDRFNELLEMRRGVSAKESQNPNNLITARQINTQNTGKGYEVDVTPATYEKNYNYDFHTTKQDVKDFENGKITEDLLSKLEADLSTLKNDPNWNQKPVNEIDYKTKLDELDAEPNPFDQDWEKANMLFSRGLDNAAVATYAGVEIDEDGNITLDPEKFIIGLGGYTVVKTALKNKQVRGKLKDILTDAVNKVNFNPEIQKQGNSLNSMFVGAKGDEIGAFSDVATKKTMREIDDNAAKFKENLYKVINSDQEVKLGDIFQHEELVNKYNDINDVKVSFDRSAGKSGASYNPRENKITLNVGDWQGEKDLKSTLLHEVQHAVQKQEGWARGGSPLTSSEQLSNGMENFYRKEISRLDKKVKDDYAAYYQAKWDELDQKIIDEKYQEYKFTETELEVIRDEFQTAKSHQKYKNYQKLWGEQQSRATEHRMDYSSKQRQGEAWTETLAKAEGKYEDPIIKYDDGVAMMSPVKSKAQKEKRGIWNVTFNGKNATEVRKSDLDSIIKYEKGFESNGKGFGALHVEKHLDNGSVGAVSKEELLQIGEVIRKGDISESYGKNVYELTQDGVSFKVVTGNTKNGKERVITYYSDRNMGEGAASPAAITSTSPNKTIIPQNSLLEKKKAQRLEQGLPETGGRKVYYPDRDKNYFYHPESDTVYFEARGKWREMPNEDIRKDIKYIHDNGVKAFKEKQLADDEAFKQAVKESEAREASKKDTYKMDHTAPSKDSGTAAQDLTDVYGEDIYSPNAARYFGHGNKNMDDESVKIIQAVRGKPYADVTIYRAVPKDLDVKINPDDWVTTSKTYAIEHGDGPLNGNYKILEMKVKAKDLYTDGNSIHEWGWSPEKQPDGMVAMASPSFSGAIAGFGEDEDGNLTFDPTKALAGLAVTAGGYASYKAYRKFKAGKLPEAGTLPDETKLQFAQRMMQDKFNRVKQLIKTKAGSDEIADAINPYQTEELYHGKVEARISDFEADTVEPIMQKIAASKVSIDDLDEYLHARHAIERNKRIYELNGKEFGSGMRDDLAEAIIRKYADNKELNEVAQMVYKMNSDRLKLLYTEGLENEDFIRKIDETYDNYVPLKRIMDNNGPAMRTGRGFDVKGKEIKRAKGSDRAVESPLMHSILAYQETIIRAEKNKVGKSFLDFIEKYPDQSLYEVSGVRHTPMYNNMGEVVGMNPNYQLADNVMHVKVDGKTKEIVIHDPALASAFKNLNAEQMGSLMRGVQKVVRFLASVNTQYNPEFVVSNFERDLQTAMINMPDNIKVNRAKILKDVGPAIKGIFGAERGRNSNEWSKIFMDMKRNGGTTGWLEQYNVSDMKARSQAIIDKYNGELAPKQAFKAVLQYVDDMNTAVENGVRTVAYKMALDSGLSKQKAASIAKNLTVNFNRKGEKGTLMNTMYMFYNASIQGTTRMFKALKDSNKAKGIAAAIAGTGYGLSMYNQSVNADEYDKIPSYVKDTSYIFMNEDGSYKTIKIPYGYNVFKSMGDIAAEYEKGEIKAGDIPKRVLSLMANAFSPISTAPELEQMFTPTVARPFQDLAMNKNFYGGNIKPNDNPFAINNKAEAYNHTKNATEASKGIAKTLNTATGGDQFNSGAIDISPNTLDYLFEYATGGLGKFISRSADAAVKSYKGEDLDVNKIPFVRAAVGETREKAALYKVINMYKDSGTNIYTKNQQDRFYRFAKEAVKAKHMDVSSYKKMVKGFRENQALKEWSKKWNIQSYDDAKKNKDAIRDAIKSGVKIKQIKDFYIKKDQ; this is encoded by the coding sequence ATGAGCTTATTACAAGAGACTATATACGATCCAAGATTTGAAAAACTAACACCTGAAAAGCAGGATGTAGCACTTAAAAGAGTTTGGGATTCATATACAGCAGATCAAGATTTTAGTGATGCAGATTTAGCAAAAATAGAAGATAAATTTAACAAAAAAGTTACTGAATATAAAACAGATATGGGCTTCAATAAGCCTATTGCAGAGATGGATAATCCTTTTAATCAGCTTCCACAAACTAAAGAAGAAGCAATATCTGCAGGTATAGAAGCAAAAAAACAGGCTGAATATCGCCAAGATTTTAATAGGTTTGAAGCTGAAAATCAGCCTTTACAAGATACTACACTTGATTTTGCCTTTGCTGCAGGTGGACTAACAAAAGCAGGAACAGGTTTATTCGGTAAAGCTATAGCTAAAACAGATGATGCTAGACAAGCAGCAGAAAAGTCAATAGCTGTAGGAAGTGCTTTTGCTAAAGGTGATATAGTAGGTAACGTAGCAGCTACAGGTGCTATAAATGCTACTAATGATCTTATGGGTAAAGACTTTCAACAAGAATACCCTCTTACTGCCGGAATTATTCAGATGGGTACAGGACTGTTATTTGGTGGCTATGCAGGTTACAAAGCTGAAAAAGCACACCTTGAAAAATATGCTAAATTGGGTGAAGCAGTAAAAAGTGGTAAAGTATCTCCACAAGATGCAGAAGAAGCACTACAAAACGAGGGTTTTGATGTAGCAGAGTTCCTAACTAAAACCAAAGCCACTAAAGCTAGTGATGATTTAGGATTGAACAATTTAGAGCCTACTTCTCAGACTATAGATCCTATAAATGTTCAAGCTAATGCAAATTTTGATACTAGAATAGACAACATCACTAAAGATGATCGCTTTAATGAGTTATTAGAGATGCGTAGAGGTGTATCTGCAAAAGAGAGCCAAAATCCTAACAATCTTATAACTGCAAGACAGATAAATACTCAAAACACCGGCAAAGGCTATGAAGTAGATGTTACACCGGCAACTTATGAAAAAAACTATAATTATGACTTCCACACTACAAAACAAGATGTGAAAGACTTTGAAAACGGAAAAATCACAGAGGACCTACTAAGTAAGCTAGAAGCGGATTTATCTACTTTAAAAAACGATCCTAATTGGAATCAAAAACCTGTTAATGAAATAGACTATAAAACTAAATTAGATGAGTTGGATGCAGAGCCTAATCCGTTTGATCAAGATTGGGAAAAAGCTAATATGCTCTTTAGCAGAGGGTTGGATAATGCAGCAGTAGCTACTTATGCCGGTGTAGAAATAGACGAAGATGGGAATATTACTTTAGATCCTGAAAAATTCATCATTGGTTTAGGTGGATATACTGTAGTAAAAACAGCACTTAAAAATAAGCAGGTTAGAGGTAAGCTAAAAGATATTCTAACTGATGCAGTAAACAAAGTGAATTTTAATCCAGAGATACAAAAGCAGGGCAATAGCTTAAATTCTATGTTTGTGGGTGCTAAAGGTGATGAAATTGGTGCTTTTAGTGATGTAGCTACCAAAAAGACTATGAGAGAGATAGATGATAATGCTGCTAAGTTCAAAGAAAATCTATACAAAGTAATTAATTCAGATCAAGAAGTAAAGTTAGGTGATATATTTCAACATGAAGAATTAGTGAATAAATACAACGATATAAATGATGTAAAAGTATCGTTTGATAGAAGTGCAGGAAAGTCCGGAGCAAGTTATAATCCTAGAGAGAATAAAATAACATTAAATGTAGGTGATTGGCAAGGCGAAAAAGATTTAAAATCTACACTCCTACATGAAGTGCAACACGCAGTTCAAAAACAAGAGGGATGGGCGAGAGGTGGCAGTCCTTTAACTTCAAGTGAGCAACTATCTAACGGTATGGAAAACTTCTACCGTAAAGAAATTTCAAGACTTGATAAAAAAGTTAAAGACGATTATGCTGCATATTATCAAGCTAAATGGGATGAACTAGATCAAAAGATAATAGATGAAAAATATCAAGAGTATAAATTCACAGAGACAGAACTTGAAGTAATAAGAGACGAGTTTCAAACCGCAAAATCTCATCAAAAATATAAAAATTATCAGAAACTATGGGGTGAACAACAGTCAAGAGCTACAGAACACCGTATGGATTATTCATCTAAACAGAGACAAGGTGAAGCATGGACTGAAACACTTGCTAAAGCAGAGGGTAAATATGAAGATCCTATCATTAAATATGATGATGGTGTAGCTATGATGTCACCTGTTAAATCAAAAGCTCAAAAAGAAAAAAGAGGTATCTGGAATGTAACATTTAATGGTAAAAATGCAACAGAAGTAAGAAAAAGCGATCTTGATTCAATAATTAAATACGAAAAAGGTTTTGAAAGTAACGGAAAAGGCTTTGGAGCTTTACATGTTGAAAAACACTTAGATAATGGAAGTGTAGGAGCAGTTAGCAAAGAGGAATTACTACAGATTGGTGAGGTAATTCGCAAAGGTGATATAAGTGAAAGCTACGGAAAAAATGTATATGAACTTACACAAGATGGCGTTAGCTTTAAAGTTGTAACAGGTAATACGAAAAATGGAAAAGAAAGAGTAATTACTTACTATTCTGATAGAAATATGGGAGAGGGTGCTGCTTCACCGGCAGCAATTACTTCAACCTCTCCTAATAAGACAATTATACCACAAAATAGCTTATTAGAGAAAAAGAAAGCTCAACGCTTAGAACAAGGACTTCCGGAGACAGGTGGAAGAAAGGTTTATTATCCGGATAGAGATAAAAACTACTTTTATCATCCAGAAAGTGATACTGTTTACTTTGAAGCAAGAGGTAAGTGGAGAGAGATGCCAAATGAAGATATTAGAAAAGACATTAAATATATCCATGATAACGGAGTTAAAGCCTTTAAAGAGAAGCAACTAGCGGATGATGAAGCATTTAAACAAGCAGTAAAAGAATCAGAAGCCAGAGAAGCATCAAAAAAAGATACTTACAAAATGGATCACACAGCTCCATCTAAAGATAGCGGAACTGCTGCACAAGACCTAACGGATGTTTATGGAGAAGATATATATTCTCCAAATGCTGCAAGATATTTTGGACATGGCAATAAAAATATGGATGATGAATCTGTAAAAATTATTCAAGCAGTAAGAGGTAAGCCATACGCTGATGTTACAATATATAGAGCAGTTCCTAAAGATCTTGATGTAAAAATAAATCCTGATGATTGGGTGACAACAAGTAAGACTTATGCTATAGAGCATGGGGATGGTCCTCTTAATGGAAACTATAAAATTTTAGAAATGAAAGTTAAAGCTAAAGACCTTTACACAGATGGAAACTCTATACATGAATGGGGATGGTCACCAGAAAAACAACCTGATGGAATGGTAGCTATGGCATCACCATCATTTAGTGGAGCTATTGCAGGTTTCGGTGAGGATGAAGATGGTAACTTAACTTTTGATCCAACTAAAGCACTTGCAGGTTTAGCAGTAACTGCAGGTGGCTATGCTTCATATAAAGCGTACAGAAAATTCAAAGCCGGTAAACTACCGGAAGCAGGTACACTTCCAGATGAGACTAAGCTGCAGTTTGCACAGCGTATGATGCAGGATAAATTCAACAGAGTTAAGCAGCTTATTAAAACAAAAGCAGGTAGTGATGAGATAGCAGATGCTATAAATCCTTATCAAACAGAAGAACTATATCATGGTAAAGTGGAAGCTAGAATATCAGACTTTGAAGCTGATACAGTAGAGCCTATTATGCAAAAGATAGCTGCTTCTAAAGTGTCTATAGATGATTTAGATGAGTATCTTCATGCAAGACACGCTATTGAGCGTAACAAACGTATATACGAGCTTAACGGAAAAGAGTTTGGTAGTGGTATGCGTGATGATTTAGCAGAAGCGATCATCAGAAAATATGCTGACAATAAAGAACTTAATGAAGTTGCTCAAATGGTTTACAAGATGAACAGTGACAGATTGAAACTTCTTTACACAGAGGGATTAGAGAATGAAGATTTTATCAGAAAAATAGATGAAACTTACGATAACTATGTACCTCTAAAGCGTATTATGGATAATAATGGTCCTGCTATGCGTACAGGTAGAGGTTTTGATGTAAAAGGTAAAGAGATCAAACGTGCTAAAGGTAGTGATAGAGCAGTAGAATCGCCACTTATGCACTCAATCTTAGCATACCAGGAAACAATCATAAGAGCAGAGAAAAACAAAGTTGGTAAGTCATTCCTAGACTTCATAGAAAAATACCCTGATCAAAGCTTATATGAAGTTAGCGGAGTAAGACACACACCTATGTATAATAATATGGGTGAGGTAGTAGGTATGAATCCTAACTACCAATTAGCTGATAATGTTATGCACGTTAAAGTAGATGGAAAAACTAAAGAGATAGTGATTCACGATCCTGCACTTGCAAGTGCTTTTAAAAACCTAAATGCTGAACAGATGGGTAGTCTAATGAGAGGGGTGCAAAAAGTAGTTAGATTTTTAGCATCTGTAAATACACAATACAATCCGGAGTTCGTAGTATCAAACTTTGAGAGAGACTTACAAACAGCTATGATCAATATGCCGGATAATATCAAAGTCAATAGAGCTAAGATATTAAAAGATGTAGGACCTGCAATAAAAGGTATATTTGGAGCAGAAAGAGGTAGAAACTCTAACGAGTGGAGCAAAATCTTCATGGATATGAAGCGAAACGGTGGTACTACAGGATGGTTAGAGCAGTACAATGTATCTGACATGAAAGCAAGAAGCCAAGCGATCATAGATAAATATAACGGAGAGTTAGCACCAAAACAAGCGTTTAAAGCAGTTCTACAATATGTTGATGATATGAATACTGCAGTAGAAAATGGAGTTAGAACAGTAGCTTATAAAATGGCACTTGATAGTGGACTAAGTAAACAAAAGGCTGCATCAATAGCTAAAAATCTAACTGTAAACTTCAACCGTAAAGGTGAAAAAGGTACTCTTATGAATACTATGTATATGTTCTACAATGCAAGTATTCAAGGTACTACCAGAATGTTCAAAGCACTAAAAGATAGCAATAAAGCAAAAGGTATAGCAGCAGCTATAGCCGGAACAGGATATGGATTATCTATGTATAACCAAAGTGTTAATGCTGATGAATACGACAAAATTCCAAGCTATGTAAAAGATACTTCATATATCTTTATGAATGAAGATGGAAGCTATAAAACTATCAAAATTCCATACGGATATAATGTGTTTAAATCTATGGGAGATATAGCTGCAGAGTATGAAAAAGGCGAAATAAAAGCAGGTGATATACCAAAAAGAGTTCTTAGTCTAATGGCTAATGCTTTTTCACCTATCTCTACTGCACCGGAATTAGAACAAATGTTTACACCTACTGTAGCAAGACCTTTTCAAGACCTGGCTATGAATAAAAACTTTTATGGTGGTAACATCAAACCAAATGATAATCCGTTTGCTATAAACAATAAAGCAGAAGCATACAACCATACTAAAAACGCTACAGAAGCATCTAAAGGTATAGCTAAAACACTAAATACTGCTACAGGCGGTGATCAGTTCAATAGTGGAGCTATAGACATATCACCAAATACATTAGATTATTTGTTTGAATATGCTACCGGTGGATTAGGTAAGTTTATAAGCAGATCTGCAGATGCTGCAGTAAAATCTTACAAAGGTGAGGACCTAGATGTAAATAAAATTCCTTTTGTGAGAGCAGCAGTCGGAGAGACAAGAGAAAAAGCTGCACTATACAAAGTGATCAATATGTATAAAGATAGCGGAACTAACATCTATACTAAAAATCAGCAAGATAGATTTTATCGTTTTGCTAAAGAAGCTGTTAAAGCAAAACACATGGATGTATCAAGCTATAAAAAAATGGTTAAAGGTTTCAGAGAGAATCAAGCTCTTAAAGAGTGGAGTAAAAAATGGAACATTCAAAGTTATGATGATGCTAAGAAAAATAAAGATGCGATCAGAGATGCAATAAAAAGTGGAGTAAAGATAAAACAGATTAAAGATTTTTATATAAAAAAGGATCAGTAG
- a CDS encoding tail fiber domain-containing protein, with product MGGGKGGSTSVQRPLTQNELDLIDTNKDAINSVIDIAGRQQDLSEQNQMDWNNTYRQMETGGVSTNASRENGFSNDNILTRDAYEQAQRDYNNTRTANERQLKLLQNKYDKAIGNYDKSKTTTQSNPNYNFELLNKGQNNDPLATDANFEFRNGIMVRRNSNLFNNNSSKDNTVTYNEKYMHQANKYQKEIDALKKKMNGNKTSWENKQIYNADPNSNLREAMLQANEQLGTVDQGVYDRQKANLFNGLDSNYTQAENNLTSTLAKRGIANSGIAAKSYTDLAGQKAGAMAQANNQAYNQAVQSGDAYRQQRVANLTGYTQLGRGMSGTAQNYLGQASQSYSNAASGAGSMFSGIGGLNNQYNSSMWNADAQAASGKGAMGGSLVGAGATLGAASIMGPAAAASDARLKSNIQKVSEYNGFNIYVWTWNDKAKQIGVANIPNIGVIAQEVKDVMPEAVIMADDGYYRVNYSMVLGV from the coding sequence ATGGGTGGCGGAAAAGGCGGAAGCACAAGTGTTCAAAGACCATTAACTCAAAATGAGCTAGATTTAATAGACACTAATAAAGATGCTATTAATTCTGTGATAGATATAGCCGGTAGGCAGCAAGATTTATCTGAGCAAAATCAAATGGATTGGAATAATACCTATAGACAGATGGAAACAGGCGGTGTTTCCACGAATGCTTCTAGGGAAAATGGATTTTCAAATGATAACATTCTTACGAGAGATGCTTATGAACAAGCTCAACGAGATTATAACAATACAAGAACTGCTAATGAGCGACAATTAAAACTCTTACAGAATAAATATGATAAAGCTATTGGTAATTATGATAAATCAAAAACAACAACACAAAGCAATCCTAATTATAATTTTGAACTGCTAAACAAAGGTCAAAATAATGATCCATTAGCTACTGATGCTAATTTTGAATTCCGAAACGGAATAATGGTTAGAAGAAATAGTAATCTTTTCAATAACAATTCTTCTAAAGATAATACTGTAACGTATAATGAAAAGTATATGCACCAGGCGAATAAATATCAAAAAGAAATAGATGCTTTAAAAAAGAAGATGAATGGCAATAAAACTTCATGGGAAAATAAACAGATCTACAATGCCGATCCAAATTCAAATCTTCGTGAAGCTATGCTACAAGCTAATGAGCAGCTAGGAACTGTAGACCAGGGTGTTTATGATAGACAAAAAGCAAACTTATTCAATGGTTTAGATTCAAACTATACACAAGCAGAAAATAACCTTACTAGCACATTAGCTAAAAGAGGTATAGCTAATAGCGGAATAGCTGCTAAATCATATACAGACTTAGCAGGACAAAAAGCCGGAGCTATGGCACAGGCTAATAATCAAGCATATAACCAAGCTGTTCAGTCAGGAGATGCTTACAGACAGCAAAGAGTAGCTAATTTAACAGGTTATACTCAATTAGGTCGTGGAATGTCAGGAACTGCACAAAACTATTTAGGACAAGCTAGTCAATCATATTCAAATGCTGCTAGTGGTGCAGGTAGTATGTTTTCAGGTATAGGTGGACTAAACAATCAATATAATTCTAGTATGTGGAATGCTGATGCACAAGCTGCATCTGGAAAAGGTGCTATGGGTGGATCATTGGTTGGAGCAGGTGCTACATTAGGTGCAGCTTCTATCATGGGTCCGGCTGCCGCTGCATCTGATGCTAGATTAAAATCTAATATTCAAAAAGTGAGTGAATATAACGGATTCAACATTTATGTGTGGACTTGGAACGATAAAGCTAAACAAATAGGTGTAGCTAATATTCCAAACATAGGTGTAATAGCACAAGAGGTTAAAGATGTTATGCCGGAAGCTGTAATTATGGCAGATGATGGCTACTACAGAGTTAATTATTCAATGGTACTAGGAGTATAG
- a CDS encoding N-acetyltransferase family protein produces MNIRQATTADFTELVEMFKDLIKTVYHSNQLKDDIFFHGAVMDWFRSGKDIVIAEKDDEIAGFTLAYIQDLGYINPYYYGDIAYIKPHFRKTRAAYLLYNNVVNYAKQLGLEVEARAFVGNGNKNSVDKIQSKFGTPEFIHFKTNHIKEQ; encoded by the coding sequence GTGAATATTAGACAAGCCACTACAGCAGATTTTACAGAGTTGGTAGAGATGTTTAAAGACTTAATCAAGACTGTATATCACAGCAACCAACTTAAAGATGATATTTTTTTTCATGGTGCTGTTATGGATTGGTTTAGAAGCGGAAAAGATATTGTTATTGCAGAAAAAGATGATGAGATAGCAGGATTTACTTTAGCTTACATACAAGATCTAGGATATATAAATCCCTATTATTACGGTGATATAGCATACATAAAACCACACTTTAGAAAAACAAGAGCAGCATATCTTCTTTATAATAATGTTGTTAATTATGCAAAGCAATTAGGTTTAGAAGTAGAAGCAAGAGCTTTTGTAGGCAACGGAAATAAAAATAGCGTTGATAAAATTCAATCAAAATTTGGTACACCGGAGTTTATACACTTCAAAACAAATCATATCAAGGAGCAGTAG
- a CDS encoding phage holin family protein, whose product MIAESSIAKTVFNFFTVCAASFLVYLDIEVETYSIYAVLLIIDLFTGWIKAGKLGEPRTSVRMKYGILTKLMLLLMPIVLALGAKAVGVEFKTILDVCMTILVLSEVYSIIGNMYTIKSGGELPEYDAIAMIGGKIRTFLIRLAGEKA is encoded by the coding sequence ATGATAGCTGAAAGTTCAATAGCAAAAACTGTATTTAATTTTTTTACTGTTTGTGCTGCATCGTTCTTGGTGTATCTAGACATAGAGGTAGAGACTTATTCTATATATGCTGTTCTTTTGATAATAGACCTTTTTACAGGTTGGATCAAAGCAGGAAAACTTGGTGAGCCTAGAACAAGTGTAAGAATGAAATATGGAATACTCACAAAGCTTATGCTTTTGCTGATGCCTATAGTTTTGGCTCTTGGTGCAAAAGCTGTAGGAGTTGAGTTTAAAACTATACTTGATGTGTGTATGACTATCCTTGTTTTAAGTGAAGTTTACAGCATCATCGGAAATATGTACACAATCAAAAGTGGTGGAGAACTACCTGAATATGATGCCATAGCTATGATAGGTGGAAAGATAAGAACTTTTCTTATCAGACTTGCAGGTGAAAAAGCATGA